A window of Enterobacter ludwigii genomic DNA:
TCTTTCAGCGTCGCGTTTGAATGACCCGCTGAAACGATAATCCCTGCGGCAGCCAGTTTGCTGATGACATCCGTACCTGTCATTTCAGGCGCCAGCGTCACTTTGGTGATCACATCGGCGTTAGCACACATGTAGTCAACCAGCTCCGCATCAGGTTTACGCACGTAATTCGGGTTATGCGTCCCTTTTTTGACCATATTCAGCCATGGCCCTTCAAGGTGCAGACCCAGCGCCTGATTCGGGTGTTTTGCCAGGTATTCACGCATCACGCGGATGCCCTGTTTCATAAGGTCATCACTGCTGGTGATGAGCGTTGGCAGATAGCTGGTGCAGCCCGATTTCTCGTTGGCTTTTTGCATGATCTCCAGCGTTTCTACCGTCACCGCATCCGCAGTGTCATTGAATTGCACACCGCCACAGCCGTTGAGCTGTACGTCGATGAAACCGGGGGAGATTACTGCTCCATTGAGTGAGCGCTGTTCAATCTCCGGCGGCAGTTCTGCCAGCGGGCAAACACGTTCAATCAGGCCATTAGCGATAACAATCGCATGGTCATCCAGAATATCATGGCCGGTATAAATCCGACCGTGGGTTAAAGCGTACATAACGACCCCCGGTTAAAAAAAGCGGCCGCCTCTTGATGAAGAGGCGGTTATTCAATTACAGACCTTTGATGTTCTCTGCTTCTAATTCGTTGAAGTATTTCAGCGTTTTCACTTTCAGCTCCATCGTGGACGGTTCGTCACAAACGATGACTGATTTCGGATGCAGCTGCAGGCAGCTGATGGTCCACATGTGGTTAACGTTGCCTTCAACGGCAGCCTGGAGCGCCTGCGCTTTCACGCCGCCCAGGACCAGAATCATCA
This region includes:
- the nagA gene encoding N-acetylglucosamine-6-phosphate deacetylase; its protein translation is MYALTHGRIYTGHDILDDHAIVIANGLIERVCPLAELPPEIEQRSLNGAVISPGFIDVQLNGCGGVQFNDTADAVTVETLEIMQKANEKSGCTSYLPTLITSSDDLMKQGIRVMREYLAKHPNQALGLHLEGPWLNMVKKGTHNPNYVRKPDAELVDYMCANADVITKVTLAPEMTGTDVISKLAAAGIIVSAGHSNATLKEAKAGFRAGITFATHLYNAMPYITGREPGLVGAILDEPDVYCGIIADGLHVDYTNIRNAKRLKGDKLCLVTDATAPAGANIEQFIFAGKTIYYRNGLCVDENGTLSGSALTMIEGVRNLVEHCGIALDEVLRMATLYPARAMGVDKQLGGIAPGMVANLTAFTHDYKIIKTIVNGNEVVTE